A part of Ignavibacteriota bacterium genomic DNA contains:
- a CDS encoding ATP-binding protein, with protein sequence MEQTRACEMDYKDVNALIEEGEGFEVEFKRKFSTPEKIARALIAFANTRGGHILFGVDDDGSIVGVESEKSEVDLIREAGLHFCVPEIEPGIDIVAFSGLDVVVATIAESDQKPHYYAGEANGFPNGEGTRVYIRVNDKTVMASKEVVKILKNERPDAPAIKIEIGENEKRLFKYLDENERITSKEFLKLVNISQHRASRILVGLVRAGVVRIHTLEKTDFFTLAYDVTK encoded by the coding sequence GTGGAACAGACCAGGGCATGTGAGATGGACTACAAGGATGTGAACGCGCTGATCGAGGAAGGCGAGGGGTTCGAGGTGGAGTTCAAGCGTAAGTTCTCCACTCCCGAGAAGATCGCCCGCGCCCTGATCGCCTTCGCGAATACCCGGGGAGGGCATATCCTGTTCGGGGTGGACGACGACGGTTCGATCGTCGGTGTGGAGAGCGAGAAGAGTGAGGTGGACCTCATCCGCGAGGCGGGACTGCATTTTTGTGTGCCGGAGATCGAACCGGGGATCGATATCGTGGCCTTCAGCGGCCTGGATGTGGTGGTGGCAACCATTGCGGAGAGCGACCAGAAACCGCACTACTATGCCGGGGAGGCCAATGGCTTCCCGAATGGCGAGGGAACCAGGGTCTATATCCGGGTCAACGATAAGACGGTGATGGCCAGTAAGGAAGTGGTGAAGATCCTCAAGAATGAGCGGCCGGATGCTCCCGCCATCAAGATCGAGATAGGGGAGAACGAAAAGAGGCTGTTCAAGTACCTGGACGAGAACGAGCGGATCACGTCAAAGGAGTTCTTAAAGCTTGTGAATATCTCCCAGCACCGGGCTTCCAGGATCCTGGTGGGGTTGGTCCGGGCCGGGGTGGTCAGGATCCATACCCTGGAGAAGACGGATTTCTTCACCCTGGCGTACGATGTGACGAAGTAG
- a CDS encoding RNA methyltransferase, translated as MQPPLKKLSHDQISAHRLAGDEIQRAPRFPIYVLLDNIRSMYNVGSIFRTSDGARVKEVILTGFTPYPPRKEISKTALGATDTVPWSYAKDPLEAIARLKGEGVRICLVEQTDGSRPHTSVQPEEFPLCLLIGNELTGISPALVEAADMAIEIPMFGAKQSLNVAVAYGIAVFEMVRVLQQTPPTSSHRTPG; from the coding sequence ATGCAGCCTCCCCTGAAAAAGCTCAGTCACGACCAGATCTCCGCCCACCGGCTCGCCGGCGATGAGATCCAGCGTGCTCCCAGGTTCCCCATCTACGTGCTCCTGGATAACATCCGGAGCATGTACAACGTCGGTTCCATATTCCGGACCTCGGACGGCGCCAGGGTGAAGGAGGTCATTCTGACGGGTTTTACACCCTACCCTCCCCGGAAGGAGATCAGTAAGACGGCTCTGGGGGCTACCGACACGGTTCCCTGGTCCTACGCGAAGGACCCTCTGGAAGCCATCGCAAGGTTGAAGGGAGAAGGAGTGAGGATCTGTCTCGTGGAACAGACTGATGGAAGCCGCCCGCACACCTCGGTACAACCCGAGGAATTCCCACTTTGTTTGTTGATAGGCAACGAGTTAACCGGAATATCTCCAGCACTGGTCGAGGCCGCCGACATGGCGATCGAGATTCCCATGTTCGGCGCCAAGCAGTCCCTGAACGTCGCCGTTGCGTACGGGATCGCGGTGTTCGAAATGGTCCGGGTTCTCCAACAGACACCCCCTACTTCGTCACATCGTACGCCAGGGTGA
- a CDS encoding (d)CMP kinase, with the protein MTERRLVIAIDGPAASGKSTTARLAAGRLGYIHVDTGAMYRAVTLKVLRAGIVPEDASSIAELLPGTHVQLIQSSQGLRILLDGEDVSEAIRTPAVTRAVSAVSSQRLVREAMVREQRLMGKDGGIVLEGRDIGTVVFPDADLKFFMVAGINARAQRRQEELAVRGEHIALDVLETEIAERDARDASRAESPLRRADDAIDIDTSDMSIEEQVAFVVKTVEARRGGGEGR; encoded by the coding sequence GTGACTGAACGCCGGTTGGTAATCGCAATAGATGGCCCTGCCGCTTCCGGGAAGAGCACGACGGCACGATTGGCCGCCGGTCGGCTGGGGTACATACATGTGGACACGGGGGCGATGTACCGTGCGGTGACCCTCAAGGTCCTGCGCGCGGGCATCGTGCCGGAGGATGCTTCCTCCATTGCGGAGTTGCTGCCCGGGACGCATGTGCAGTTGATACAGTCGTCGCAGGGTCTGCGCATCCTGCTCGATGGTGAGGACGTTTCGGAAGCCATCCGGACGCCTGCCGTGACCCGTGCCGTGAGCGCGGTGAGCAGTCAGCGCCTCGTGCGCGAAGCGATGGTGCGCGAGCAGCGTCTGATGGGCAAGGATGGCGGGATCGTGCTGGAAGGGCGTGACATCGGGACGGTGGTCTTTCCCGATGCCGACCTCAAGTTCTTCATGGTGGCAGGCATCAACGCGCGGGCACAGCGCAGGCAGGAAGAACTCGCCGTGCGCGGTGAACACATCGCTCTCGATGTTCTCGAAACCGAGATCGCCGAGAGGGATGCACGTGATGCATCGCGGGCCGAGTCGCCGCTGCGTCGTGCGGATGATGCCATCGATATCGATACCTCGGACATGTCGATCGAGGAGCAGGTTGCGTTCGTGGTGAAGACGGTGGAAGCCCGCAGGGGCGGAGGAGAGGGACGATGA
- the rpsA gene encoding 30S ribosomal protein S1, translating to MAGFTKGAQTSLDERDYSEAQYDEMLKLYEGTLGKINEGEIIKGRIVTIGDNEVSVDIGFKSEGVVPLAEFSRPDELKVGEEIEVFLESVENKEGQLVLSRKRADFMRVWERVTKAFDTGEVLQGRCVRRIKGGIVVDLMSIDAFLPGSQIDVRPVRDFDVYIGKTMDFRVVKINHPSENVVVSHKVLVEEEMAGQRKAIIESLEKGQILEGSVKAITDFGVFVDLGGVDGLVHITDLSWGRINHPSEIVKLDQTINVVVLDFDQEKKRISLGYKQLQPHPWENIQDKYPVGTKVTGKVVSLADYGAFVEIEKGIEGLIHISEMSWTQHIKHPSQVVSMGQMVDAVILSLDKDAKKLSLGIKQLEPDPWLTLMQKYPVGSRHKGIVRNLTNFGVFVELEQGVDGLVHISDLSWTKKVRHPGEIVKKGDEIEVIILGVDVDQRRISLGHKQIEDNPWDRFGDNYKVGTEVEGKIVRIIEKGVIVELPLGVDGFVPISQLALGQIKNIADKFKVGDALPLKVVEFDKDSKKIVLSAAEFLKGKEGKVVTDYMAAHKLPTHTVADLATITGQTPTGDTSIPQGN from the coding sequence ATGGCAGGATTCACAAAAGGCGCGCAGACATCTTTGGATGAGCGTGACTATAGCGAGGCCCAGTACGACGAGATGCTCAAGTTGTACGAGGGAACGCTCGGCAAGATCAATGAAGGGGAGATCATCAAAGGCCGGATCGTAACGATCGGCGATAACGAAGTGTCGGTCGACATCGGGTTCAAGTCGGAAGGCGTCGTTCCCCTTGCAGAATTCTCCCGCCCTGACGAGCTCAAGGTCGGAGAAGAGATCGAAGTATTCCTGGAAAGCGTTGAGAACAAGGAAGGGCAGCTTGTCCTCTCACGCAAACGCGCCGACTTCATGCGCGTGTGGGAACGGGTCACGAAGGCATTCGACACCGGCGAAGTGCTGCAGGGCCGCTGCGTGCGGCGCATCAAGGGTGGTATCGTGGTGGATCTGATGAGCATCGACGCATTCCTGCCGGGCTCGCAGATCGACGTTCGCCCGGTACGCGACTTCGATGTCTACATTGGCAAGACCATGGACTTCCGCGTGGTGAAGATCAATCACCCGTCCGAGAACGTCGTCGTCAGCCACAAGGTCCTCGTTGAGGAAGAGATGGCCGGCCAGCGCAAGGCGATCATCGAAAGCCTCGAGAAGGGCCAGATCCTCGAAGGGTCCGTCAAGGCCATCACCGATTTCGGCGTGTTCGTCGACCTCGGCGGCGTGGACGGCCTCGTGCACATTACGGACCTCTCCTGGGGCCGTATCAATCATCCGTCGGAGATCGTCAAGCTCGACCAGACGATCAACGTCGTGGTGCTCGACTTCGATCAGGAAAAGAAACGCATCTCCCTGGGCTACAAGCAGCTCCAGCCCCATCCGTGGGAGAATATCCAGGACAAGTACCCGGTCGGGACGAAGGTCACCGGCAAGGTCGTGTCACTCGCCGACTACGGTGCATTCGTGGAGATCGAGAAGGGCATCGAAGGCCTGATCCACATCTCCGAAATGAGCTGGACGCAGCACATCAAGCATCCGTCGCAGGTCGTGTCGATGGGCCAGATGGTCGATGCGGTCATCCTCAGCCTCGACAAGGACGCCAAGAAGCTGTCGCTCGGCATCAAGCAGCTCGAGCCGGATCCGTGGCTCACGCTCATGCAGAAGTATCCGGTGGGTTCGCGCCACAAGGGCATCGTGCGCAACCTGACGAACTTCGGCGTGTTCGTGGAACTCGAGCAGGGCGTGGATGGCCTCGTGCACATCTCCGACCTGTCGTGGACGAAGAAGGTCCGCCATCCGGGCGAGATCGTGAAGAAGGGCGACGAGATCGAGGTCATCATCCTCGGTGTGGACGTCGACCAGCGCCGCATCTCGCTCGGCCACAAGCAGATCGAGGACAATCCCTGGGACCGTTTCGGCGACAACTACAAGGTCGGGACCGAAGTGGAAGGGAAGATCGTCCGGATCATCGAGAAGGGCGTCATCGTCGAACTGCCCCTGGGCGTCGACGGCTTCGTGCCGATCTCGCAGCTTGCGTTGGGCCAGATCAAGAACATCGCCGATAAGTTCAAGGTCGGTGATGCGCTTCCCCTGAAGGTCGTCGAATTCGACAAGGACTCCAAGAAGATCGTCCTGTCGGCCGCCGAATTCCTGAAGGGCAAGGAAGGCAAGGTGGTGACGGATTACATGGCGGCCCACAAGCTGCCGACGCACACCGTCGCCGACCTGGCTACGATCACGGGCCAGACCCCGACGGGCGATACGTCGATCCCGCAGGGTAACTGA
- the mtaB gene encoding tRNA (N(6)-L-threonylcarbamoyladenosine(37)-C(2))-methylthiotransferase MtaB, with amino-acid sequence MARVALHTLGCKLNFAETSTLGGQFLDRGFDVVSFSEAADVYVLNTCSVTERADRECRQLIRRALRRSPGAVVVVTGCYAQLAPEEIASIDGVDYVLGTREKSSIFDHVHAMEKQAAPQLHVSDVREDNDFGAAMSGPAADRTRAFLKVQDGCDYTCSYCTIPLARGASRSQDVDACVTQAHTLVDQGYKEIVLTGVNVGDYGRKIGSSLLALLQELVTVEGLHRIRISSIEPNLLTDDILSFVADHPQVCRHFHIPLQSGSDTVLRRMRRRYAAEMYAGLVRRVRERFPDAGIGVDVITGFPGETDAEFGETHRLLADLPVSYLHVFTYSERPNTPAAEIPDRVAPAVRAQRNESLRILGDRKRMLFAERHVGQTLEVLAESTVHDGVRSGFTGSFLRVGFPADAAQENQLVRIRVTGMTGDHCTGIVAGEGRQQ; translated from the coding sequence ATGGCCAGAGTCGCACTCCATACCCTCGGCTGTAAACTCAACTTCGCAGAGACCTCGACGCTCGGCGGTCAGTTCCTCGACCGCGGCTTCGACGTCGTGTCGTTCAGCGAGGCCGCGGACGTCTATGTCCTGAACACCTGCAGCGTCACCGAACGGGCCGACCGTGAATGCCGGCAGCTCATCCGTCGCGCACTCCGCCGCTCCCCCGGCGCCGTCGTGGTGGTCACGGGCTGCTACGCGCAGCTCGCACCCGAAGAGATCGCATCGATCGACGGGGTGGATTATGTGCTCGGCACGCGTGAGAAGTCGTCGATCTTCGATCATGTGCATGCGATGGAAAAGCAGGCAGCGCCGCAACTGCATGTCTCCGATGTGAGGGAAGACAATGATTTCGGTGCGGCGATGTCCGGCCCCGCCGCCGACCGCACGCGAGCGTTCCTCAAGGTGCAGGACGGCTGCGATTACACATGTTCGTATTGCACCATCCCGCTGGCGCGCGGCGCGAGCCGGAGCCAGGACGTGGACGCATGCGTCACGCAGGCACACACCCTTGTCGATCAGGGATACAAAGAGATCGTGCTCACCGGCGTGAACGTCGGCGACTACGGACGGAAGATCGGATCGAGCCTGCTGGCCTTGCTGCAGGAACTGGTGACGGTGGAGGGGCTGCACCGGATACGCATCAGCTCCATCGAACCCAACCTTCTCACCGACGACATTCTGTCGTTTGTAGCGGACCACCCGCAGGTGTGCCGCCATTTCCACATCCCGCTGCAGAGCGGGAGCGATACCGTGTTGCGGAGGATGCGCCGGAGATATGCCGCGGAGATGTACGCCGGACTTGTGCGCCGCGTCCGGGAGCGGTTCCCCGATGCCGGGATCGGTGTGGATGTGATCACCGGGTTCCCCGGTGAGACGGATGCAGAGTTTGGAGAGACGCACCGGCTGCTCGCCGACCTTCCGGTGTCGTACCTGCACGTCTTCACCTATTCGGAACGGCCGAACACGCCGGCGGCGGAGATCCCCGACCGTGTTGCGCCTGCTGTGCGCGCGCAGCGCAATGAAAGTCTCCGGATCCTCGGCGACCGGAAGCGGATGCTCTTTGCGGAACGACATGTGGGGCAGACCCTCGAGGTGCTCGCCGAGAGTACCGTGCACGATGGGGTGCGTTCAGGATTCACCGGGTCGTTTCTCCGCGTCGGGTTCCCCGCGGACGCCGCGCAGGAGAACCAACTCGTGCGGATACGCGTTACAGGAATGACGGGAGACCATTGCACCGGGATCGTGGCCGGTGAAGGAAGGCAGCAATGA
- a CDS encoding DUF512 domain-containing protein — protein MKIIGTQEGSIAGEAGILPGDELLEINGQRVQDNLDVRFYEGDEALELKVARDGEVLLFDIEKDDGEALGLEFEEMKILSCGNDCIFCFVDQNPKGLRNQLYFRDGDYRLSFMYGNYTTMTNAGPAILRRIITQRLSPQYISVHATDLPTRIRLMGLKKDDHILEKIGVLHDNGIAMHTQIVLCPGINDGAVLEKTVEDLWQYHEHIVSLAVVPVGLTDHRFGLTELRRVDRPYARKLLDSIEAWQARFRKACGRGFLYASDEFYIVAGRPLPAAKAYDGFPQYENGVGMTRTFLTKFHAAARRLPAALPKRRTLTLVTGRLAAGFMEEEVVPALKKVKNLKVELVVARNTLYGKSVTVSGLLSGKCVYSAVRRKGAGHLVLLPPDILNADGLFLDDMSVPQLERSLNAPVHVFDGRWGSVMRSLSQNSRS, from the coding sequence ATGAAGATCATCGGGACACAGGAAGGCAGTATCGCAGGCGAAGCGGGCATCCTTCCGGGCGACGAGCTGCTGGAGATCAATGGCCAGCGCGTACAGGACAATCTCGACGTGCGCTTCTACGAGGGTGATGAGGCCCTCGAACTGAAGGTCGCCCGCGATGGGGAGGTGCTGCTCTTCGACATCGAGAAGGATGACGGGGAGGCGTTGGGGCTCGAATTCGAAGAGATGAAGATCCTCTCGTGCGGGAACGACTGCATCTTCTGTTTCGTGGACCAGAACCCGAAGGGGTTGCGGAACCAGTTGTACTTCCGCGACGGCGACTACCGGCTCTCGTTCATGTATGGCAACTACACCACCATGACCAACGCCGGGCCGGCGATCCTGCGGCGCATCATCACGCAGCGCCTCTCGCCGCAGTACATCTCCGTGCATGCCACCGACCTTCCGACGCGCATCCGCCTCATGGGGCTCAAGAAGGACGACCACATCCTTGAGAAGATCGGGGTGCTGCATGACAATGGCATCGCCATGCACACGCAGATCGTGCTCTGTCCGGGGATCAATGATGGCGCGGTGCTGGAAAAGACCGTGGAGGATCTGTGGCAGTACCATGAGCATATCGTGTCGCTCGCCGTGGTGCCCGTGGGCCTCACCGACCACCGGTTCGGGTTGACGGAACTCAGGCGCGTGGACAGGCCGTATGCGCGGAAGCTGCTCGACAGCATCGAAGCCTGGCAGGCGCGGTTCCGGAAGGCGTGCGGCCGCGGATTTCTCTACGCCTCGGATGAATTCTACATCGTTGCCGGACGGCCGTTGCCGGCGGCGAAGGCGTACGACGGCTTCCCGCAGTACGAGAACGGCGTGGGGATGACCCGCACGTTCCTGACGAAGTTTCATGCCGCGGCCCGGCGGCTTCCCGCGGCGTTGCCGAAACGGCGGACACTGACGTTGGTGACGGGCCGGCTGGCTGCAGGGTTCATGGAAGAAGAGGTCGTCCCGGCGTTGAAAAAGGTGAAGAACCTGAAGGTGGAACTGGTCGTTGCAAGGAACACCCTGTATGGGAAGAGCGTGACCGTATCTGGACTTCTCTCGGGGAAATGTGTATATTCTGCTGTACGGAGGAAGGGAGCCGGGCACCTGGTCCTTCTTCCTCCGGACATTCTCAATGCGGACGGGTTGTTCCTCGATGATATGTCCGTTCCGCAGCTTGAACGATCGCTCAACGCCCCGGTCCACGTCTTCGACGGCAGGTGGGGCAGCGTGATGCGGTCACTCTCTCAGAACAGCAGGAGCTGA
- the truA gene encoding tRNA pseudouridine(38-40) synthase TruA, producing the protein MRTLKLVLEYDGTDFVGWQSQQNGRAVQDEVDRALRQITGEEIRITGAGRTDAGVHARGQVASFRTVTVLTCEKIRAALNGLLPEDVCVHAVDDVADSFHARFDAIRREYSYTIRFSPTALERRTAWFVKYPLSKELLRVAATAPIGTHDFTSFCKNEAEVENRVCAIVRSEWEERPGGMVYHVAADRFVHGMVRTLVGTMVDIARGYFPPDAFQKIMDKRDRKAGGTTAPAHGLVLERVVYP; encoded by the coding sequence ATGCGCACGTTAAAACTCGTACTCGAATACGACGGGACCGACTTCGTTGGCTGGCAGAGCCAGCAGAACGGACGGGCAGTGCAGGACGAGGTCGACCGGGCACTGCGGCAGATCACGGGTGAAGAGATCCGGATCACCGGTGCGGGGCGCACGGATGCCGGGGTGCATGCGCGCGGCCAGGTGGCGAGCTTTCGGACGGTCACGGTGCTGACGTGCGAGAAGATCCGCGCGGCACTCAATGGCCTCCTTCCCGAAGATGTCTGCGTGCACGCCGTTGACGATGTCGCCGATTCCTTCCACGCACGGTTCGATGCCATCCGGCGCGAGTACAGCTACACGATCCGATTCTCTCCCACAGCCCTTGAGCGGCGGACCGCCTGGTTCGTCAAGTATCCGCTCAGCAAAGAACTTCTCCGCGTTGCCGCGACAGCCCCGATCGGGACGCATGACTTCACCTCGTTCTGCAAGAACGAGGCAGAGGTGGAGAACCGCGTGTGTGCCATCGTCCGTTCCGAATGGGAAGAGCGCCCCGGTGGCATGGTGTATCATGTAGCGGCCGACCGGTTCGTGCACGGCATGGTGCGGACGCTTGTTGGCACCATGGTGGACATCGCGCGCGGGTATTTCCCGCCTGACGCGTTCCAGAAGATCATGGACAAGCGCGACCGGAAAGCAGGCGGGACGACGGCTCCGGCGCACGGACTGGTGTTGGAGAGGGTAGTGTACCCCTGA
- a CDS encoding family 78 glycoside hydrolase catalytic domain has protein sequence MKSIHRRGSLAVALCCLVMAAPAGAATAPSPLRVARLSCDHAVNPIAVDHPKPVLGWVLRSEQRGTRQSAYQVLVSRDQSSLRSGIGDLWDSGKMSSENSTDVMYAGLPLSSGTRCFWQVRVWDEAGRPSAWSEPGWWQVGLLDPSDWHARWISAAPAETAAAPLFRREFSLPARVVRATAYVYGLGWHELYLNGHKVGDQVLAPPNSHYDRLNFYDSHDVTAVLRQHGNAVGLMLGGGYDSSYSRWGWKWEGSKQFIVQICIDLADGSYQEIISDGQWRSHESPITSCGIYSGETYDARKDPDGWTTFGFDDRSWTPVVVAMPPGGRLVANTLPPLRVIRTITPVSITEPRPGVFVADMGQNFAGWVRIHMQGQRGDTVRLHYSELIDSTGMIDPWTNRIARATDIYVFKGEGTESYEPRFTYHGFRYVEITGPRNKPTAAMVEGRVVHADFGNEGSFTCSDTMLNRVAQNFRWSMVSNFMSFPTDCPMRNERTPCSMDSRVYEDAAMYLFPMYRYYRTWLRNSRGVYGNPDWDGDQVLLPWRLFRCYGDTAILRENYATMRAYVDTIARRTPDLIYRGGYGDLCAPNKGTWESYFSNVAPVNTAVFFQCADAVANAASVLGDTSGAAAYRALAEAIRLAYNAAFFHPDQDTYGNGSQTEDILPLALHIAPPDRREKIADHLARTIVVDNDGHLDTGITGTEIIGDVLCDHGYGDLAVRVFTNDTYPGFGHQVRLGATTTWEQWDPVGGMNSHNHAMFSGASATLYSRFGGIQPVGAGYRRFMVKPTVTDPLSWVRVSIETVRGRIRSAWHRQGTDFTLEVEVPVGAEAEVHVPVDASATVLESGVQAAMAPGVRYLGRRDQTEVYAVGSGVYNFSSRR, from the coding sequence ATGAAATCGATACACCGACGTGGTTCGCTTGCCGTCGCGCTGTGCTGTCTGGTCATGGCCGCCCCGGCCGGCGCGGCCACCGCGCCCTCTCCCCTTCGGGTCGCCAGACTCTCCTGCGACCACGCCGTCAACCCCATTGCCGTTGATCACCCGAAGCCGGTGCTCGGATGGGTCCTGAGATCGGAGCAGCGCGGCACGCGGCAGAGCGCATATCAGGTACTGGTCAGCCGGGACCAGAGTTCACTCCGGAGTGGTATCGGAGACCTCTGGGACAGCGGAAAAATGTCTTCGGAGAACTCCACGGATGTGATGTACGCGGGTCTGCCGCTCTCCTCAGGCACACGGTGCTTCTGGCAGGTCCGCGTGTGGGACGAGGCCGGCCGGCCGTCGGCATGGAGCGAACCGGGATGGTGGCAGGTGGGTTTGCTGGATCCATCGGACTGGCATGCCCGATGGATCTCGGCTGCGCCCGCGGAAACCGCAGCCGCACCTCTCTTCCGGCGCGAGTTCTCCCTGCCCGCAAGGGTCGTGCGCGCTACCGCGTATGTCTACGGCCTGGGATGGCATGAACTGTATCTGAACGGGCACAAGGTGGGCGATCAGGTGCTGGCCCCGCCCAACTCCCACTACGATCGCCTCAATTTCTACGATAGCCATGATGTAACTGCGGTCCTGAGGCAACACGGCAATGCTGTGGGCCTCATGCTCGGTGGTGGATACGATTCCTCCTATTCCAGGTGGGGCTGGAAATGGGAAGGCTCCAAACAGTTCATCGTCCAGATCTGCATCGATCTCGCGGATGGCTCGTACCAGGAGATCATCTCGGACGGGCAGTGGCGTTCCCATGAAAGCCCGATCACATCATGCGGCATCTACAGCGGTGAGACCTACGATGCCCGCAAGGACCCGGACGGCTGGACCACGTTTGGCTTCGATGACCGGTCGTGGACACCGGTCGTGGTGGCCATGCCACCGGGTGGACGCCTCGTCGCCAACACGCTCCCTCCCCTCCGCGTTATACGGACCATCACGCCTGTCAGCATCACCGAACCCCGGCCGGGCGTGTTCGTTGCCGACATGGGGCAGAATTTCGCCGGCTGGGTACGCATTCACATGCAGGGACAGCGGGGCGACACCGTGCGGTTGCACTACAGCGAACTGATCGATTCCACGGGCATGATCGACCCCTGGACCAATCGCATCGCACGAGCAACGGACATCTACGTCTTCAAGGGCGAGGGGACGGAAAGCTACGAACCACGGTTCACCTACCACGGCTTTCGGTATGTGGAGATCACCGGGCCACGCAACAAACCAACGGCTGCAATGGTCGAAGGCCGCGTGGTGCACGCCGACTTCGGCAACGAGGGCTCGTTCACGTGTTCGGACACGATGCTCAACCGGGTGGCGCAGAATTTCCGGTGGAGCATGGTGAGCAATTTCATGTCCTTCCCCACCGACTGTCCGATGCGGAACGAACGGACACCATGCTCCATGGATTCCCGCGTCTACGAAGACGCCGCGATGTATCTCTTCCCCATGTACCGCTACTACCGCACCTGGCTCAGGAACAGCCGGGGTGTGTATGGCAATCCGGATTGGGACGGAGATCAGGTGCTGCTGCCATGGCGTTTGTTCCGGTGCTATGGGGACACCGCCATCCTCCGTGAGAACTATGCCACGATGCGGGCATACGTGGATACCATCGCACGGCGCACTCCCGATCTGATCTATCGTGGAGGCTATGGCGACTTGTGCGCACCGAACAAGGGGACATGGGAATCGTATTTCAGCAACGTGGCTCCGGTGAACACTGCCGTGTTCTTCCAATGCGCGGATGCCGTGGCGAACGCTGCGTCGGTGCTGGGCGACACATCGGGTGCGGCAGCGTATCGTGCATTGGCCGAGGCGATCCGTCTCGCATACAACGCCGCGTTCTTCCATCCTGACCAGGACACCTATGGCAACGGTTCGCAGACCGAGGACATCCTCCCACTGGCGTTGCACATCGCGCCACCCGACCGCAGGGAGAAGATCGCAGATCATCTGGCGCGGACGATCGTCGTGGACAATGACGGCCATCTCGACACCGGCATCACCGGCACGGAGATCATCGGCGATGTCCTGTGCGATCACGGGTATGGCGATCTGGCGGTGCGGGTCTTCACGAATGACACCTACCCCGGGTTCGGTCATCAGGTCCGACTTGGCGCCACGACCACCTGGGAACAGTGGGATCCCGTGGGAGGAATGAACTCGCACAATCACGCCATGTTCAGCGGCGCATCGGCAACGTTGTACTCGCGCTTCGGCGGCATACAACCGGTGGGAGCCGGTTATCGCAGATTCATGGTGAAGCCAACCGTGACCGATCCGCTGTCGTGGGTGCGCGTCAGCATCGAAACTGTGAGGGGACGCATCCGGTCCGCATGGCACCGGCAGGGAACGGACTTCACACTTGAGGTGGAAGTCCCGGTCGGCGCAGAAGCGGAAGTGCACGTACCGGTTGACGCCTCAGCGACAGTCCTTGAGAGCGGTGTGCAAGCAGCGATGGCACCTGGTGTGAGGTATCTTGGCAGGCGCGATCAGACAGAGGTCTATGCTGTCGGCAGTGGCGTGTACAACTTCAGTTCCCGCCGGTAG